The Muricauda sp. SCSIO 65647 genome includes a region encoding these proteins:
- a CDS encoding exonuclease domain-containing protein yields the protein MYAILDIESTGGKYNEEGIIEIAIYRFDGHEVVDRFISLVNPEREIQPYVANLTGIKNKMLRTAPKFHQVAKRIVEITENTVLVAHNAQFDYRILRTEFRRLGYDFQRKTLCTVDLSKKLLPEAESHSLGKLVRSLGIAVSDRHRANGDATATLKLFKLLLAKDTDKSILKDLVRAESLGELSPRQLDMVEEMPSETGVYYLHNKEGEIIFIGKSKNIKKRVNQHFTNVGKLARALQKETKKVSYEKTGSELAALLKEYHEVKKNIPQYNKKYVYNGYSHGVYINTDAKGFLNFTAARANGQVARLSSFGSMKASKNFLVQLNEKYQLTERNSQEEHNKKVQGILKKYSTENRDLILIDRGRQTGERSVFLIKKGMFKGFTFVDLNHQINNIHILESLITPMQGDAHTTHVIESYLRKEKALKIVELNQ from the coding sequence ATGTACGCCATACTGGACATCGAAAGTACCGGAGGAAAATACAACGAAGAGGGCATCATAGAGATAGCCATATACCGTTTCGATGGTCATGAGGTCGTTGATAGGTTCATCAGTTTGGTGAACCCTGAGCGTGAGATACAGCCCTATGTTGCCAACCTTACGGGAATCAAAAACAAAATGCTGCGCACAGCGCCCAAATTTCATCAGGTGGCCAAACGCATCGTTGAGATTACGGAAAATACTGTTTTGGTGGCCCATAACGCCCAGTTCGATTACCGGATACTCAGAACCGAATTCAGAAGGCTGGGCTATGATTTTCAAAGAAAAACCCTCTGCACAGTTGACCTATCGAAAAAACTGCTTCCCGAGGCCGAATCACATAGTCTCGGCAAGTTGGTACGTTCATTGGGCATTGCGGTCAGCGACCGTCACCGGGCAAACGGTGATGCCACCGCCACCTTGAAGCTTTTTAAATTACTGTTGGCCAAAGACACCGACAAATCGATTTTAAAAGATTTGGTGCGGGCAGAATCTTTAGGGGAACTGTCGCCCAGACAATTGGATATGGTCGAAGAGATGCCATCTGAGACCGGTGTCTACTATCTGCACAACAAAGAAGGGGAAATCATTTTCATCGGAAAGTCAAAAAACATCAAAAAGCGGGTAAACCAACATTTTACCAATGTCGGAAAGCTGGCCAGAGCCCTGCAAAAAGAGACCAAAAAAGTTTCTTACGAAAAAACCGGAAGCGAATTGGCCGCTTTGTTGAAAGAGTACCATGAGGTGAAAAAGAACATTCCCCAGTACAACAAAAAATACGTCTATAACGGTTATTCCCATGGAGTATATATCAACACAGACGCTAAGGGCTTTTTGAACTTCACCGCAGCAAGGGCCAATGGTCAGGTGGCCAGATTGAGCAGTTTTGGCTCAATGAAGGCTTCCAAAAACTTTCTGGTGCAACTCAATGAAAAATATCAGCTAACCGAAAGAAATTCACAAGAAGAACACAATAAAAAGGTTCAAGGCATCTTAAAAAAGTACAGCACCGAAAACAGAGATCTCATATTGATCGATAGAGGGAGGCAAACGGGCGAACGAAGTGTGTTTCTTATCAAAAAGGGCATGTTCAAAGGCTTTACCTTTGTTGATTTGAACCATCAAATCAATAATATTCATATCTTAGAATCGTTGATTACCCCGATGCAAGGCGATGCCCATACCACACATGTCATTGAATCGTACCTGAGAAAAGAAAAGGCCTTAAAGATTGTTGAACTGAATCAGTAA
- a CDS encoding ion transporter: MEKSNKSWRAKLHEVIYGTHTPAGKMFDIILLIVILYSIIVVMLESVPRFDIKYHRFLDISEWIVTILFTVEYILRIICIKKPSKYIFSFFGVVDFLSTIPKYLSFFLVGSQYITAFRALRLLRVFRILKLVRFVGESNNLLRALRASRAKIFIFVFFVLIVSVLLGTVMYLVEGPEHGFNSIPHSIYWTIVTLTTVGYGDISPETGFGQFLATLIMIIGYGIIAVPTGIVSAEYTRSTKKRDVESNGRSCSDCGCEIQRDDAKFCRKCGHKLDD, encoded by the coding sequence GTGGAAAAATCAAACAAAAGCTGGAGAGCAAAACTTCATGAGGTGATTTATGGCACCCATACCCCAGCGGGCAAAATGTTTGATATCATCTTATTGATAGTGATCCTCTACAGTATCATTGTGGTAATGCTAGAGAGCGTGCCACGTTTTGACATCAAATACCATAGGTTTCTTGATATCTCAGAATGGATCGTAACCATACTTTTTACCGTAGAGTATATTTTGAGAATCATCTGCATCAAAAAGCCCAGCAAGTACATTTTCAGCTTTTTCGGGGTCGTTGATTTTCTTTCGACCATTCCCAAATACCTATCTTTTTTCTTGGTAGGTTCACAGTACATTACCGCTTTTCGTGCTTTACGATTATTACGGGTCTTTAGAATTCTGAAGCTCGTGCGCTTCGTCGGAGAATCGAACAACCTGCTTAGGGCCCTTAGGGCGAGTAGGGCAAAGATTTTCATTTTTGTATTCTTTGTTTTGATTGTTTCGGTGCTTTTGGGTACGGTCATGTATTTGGTCGAAGGTCCCGAACACGGCTTTAACAGCATTCCGCATAGTATTTATTGGACGATTGTCACACTCACCACGGTCGGCTATGGCGATATTTCACCTGAAACGGGTTTCGGGCAATTTCTTGCTACACTTATCATGATCATTGGCTATGGAATCATCGCAGTGCCCACGGGAATTGTATCAGCAGAATATACCCGATCTACTAAAAAGCGGGATGTTGAAAGCAATGGCAGAAGCTGCTCAGACTGCGGGTGTGAAATTCAACGTGATGATGCCAAATTTTGCAGAAAATGTGGCCATAAATTAGATGATTGA
- the miaA gene encoding tRNA (adenosine(37)-N6)-dimethylallyltransferase MiaA: MEGKVLVCVVGPTAIGKTRLAIALALHFETEIISADSRQFYREMTIGTAVPSEEELHAVPHHFIQHKSIFEPYSVGDFEQDALALLKKLFQTKDVVIMVGGSGLYVDAVVKGLDDFPEIDPSVRRSLVSALKEKGIGYLQEELKQHDPEHYKNVDLQNPHRLIRALEVCLVSKKPYSSFLKKRKAKRFFKTIYTGLHADRPVIYDRIDRRVDLMLANGLVEEAKSLFEHKALNALQTVGYKELFAHFGGHGSYEEAVSEIKKNTRRFAKRQLTWYRKNENILWVNYDQTTEKIVKKLESRIKALCDD; the protein is encoded by the coding sequence ATGGAAGGAAAAGTCCTTGTGTGCGTCGTCGGCCCCACGGCCATAGGCAAGACCAGGTTGGCCATTGCCTTGGCGCTACATTTTGAGACCGAAATTATCTCGGCCGATTCGCGTCAGTTCTATAGGGAAATGACCATAGGCACCGCAGTGCCGTCAGAAGAGGAGCTGCATGCGGTGCCCCATCATTTCATACAGCACAAAAGTATTTTTGAACCCTATTCCGTCGGTGATTTCGAACAAGATGCCCTCGCCCTATTAAAAAAATTGTTCCAGACAAAAGATGTTGTCATTATGGTCGGGGGCAGTGGTCTTTATGTGGATGCAGTGGTCAAAGGCCTTGACGACTTTCCTGAAATTGACCCAAGTGTACGTCGATCATTGGTCTCTGCATTGAAGGAAAAAGGCATAGGGTATCTACAAGAAGAGCTGAAACAACATGACCCCGAACATTACAAAAACGTAGATCTTCAAAACCCGCATCGCCTAATTCGTGCCCTTGAGGTTTGCTTGGTCTCTAAAAAACCGTATTCCTCTTTTCTCAAAAAAAGGAAAGCAAAACGATTCTTTAAAACCATATATACGGGATTACATGCAGATAGACCGGTCATTTATGACCGCATCGACCGAAGGGTAGACCTGATGCTCGCCAATGGATTGGTAGAAGAAGCCAAATCACTATTTGAACACAAAGCGCTGAATGCATTGCAAACCGTTGGCTATAAAGAGTTGTTTGCACATTTCGGGGGGCATGGGTCTTATGAAGAAGCTGTTTCAGAAATCAAGAAGAACACCAGAAGGTTTGCCAAACGGCAATTGACATGGTATCGAAAGAACGAGAACATTCTCTGGGTCAATTACGACCAGACCACTGAAAAAATTGTAAAAAAGCTTGAAAGTCGAATCAAAGCGCTGTGCGATGACTGA
- a CDS encoding gluconokinase: MTDSKRIFFVMGVSGTGKTTVGKLLAQTLSISFFDGDDYHPKENIEKMASGVPLNDDDRAGWLKSLNDLAKEQVSNGCVIACSALKKKYRDILSEGIGQFVRFVYLKGSISEIRERLENRKGHFMPKTLLQSQFDALEPPEGGITALISASPEEIVRQVLEKIKS, from the coding sequence ATGACTGACTCAAAACGAATCTTCTTTGTCATGGGCGTCTCTGGAACGGGAAAAACTACCGTGGGAAAGCTGTTGGCACAAACACTATCCATCTCCTTTTTTGATGGAGATGATTACCATCCGAAAGAAAACATTGAAAAGATGGCCTCTGGTGTGCCCCTCAACGATGATGATCGGGCCGGATGGCTGAAAAGTCTAAACGATTTGGCCAAAGAACAAGTGTCCAACGGGTGTGTAATCGCTTGTTCTGCACTGAAAAAAAAGTATCGAGACATTCTTTCAGAGGGCATTGGTCAGTTTGTACGTTTCGTTTATCTGAAAGGGTCGATATCTGAGATACGGGAAAGGTTAGAAAACAGAAAAGGGCATTTCATGCCCAAAACCCTTCTACAATCGCAATTTGATGCCCTAGAACCCCCAGAAGGTGGTATTACCGCCTTGATCAGCGCTTCGCCAGAAGAAATTGTCAGACAGGTGCTTGAGAAAATAAAAAGCTGA
- a CDS encoding response regulator transcription factor — METENKKILLVEDDPNFGIVLKDYLSMNKFDVVLAKNGMEGFEKFKKDNFDVCILDVMMPYKDGFTLAKEIREKNENVPIIFLTAKTMKEDVLKGYKAGADDYLNKPFDSEVLLMKLKAILQRKASNTLADSKQFEFQIGNFHLNSKLRFLKYKDEDPIKLSPKENELLRLLALHENDLMPRELALTKIWRDDNYFTSRSMDVYIAKLRKYLKRDDVVEILNIHGEGFRLVVKSEKEK; from the coding sequence ATGGAAACAGAGAACAAAAAAATACTTTTAGTTGAAGATGATCCCAATTTTGGCATTGTGTTGAAAGATTATCTTTCTATGAACAAATTTGACGTTGTTTTAGCCAAAAACGGCATGGAGGGATTTGAGAAATTCAAAAAAGACAATTTTGATGTCTGCATATTAGATGTCATGATGCCCTATAAAGACGGCTTTACACTAGCAAAGGAAATTCGTGAAAAGAATGAAAACGTGCCCATAATCTTTCTGACCGCCAAAACCATGAAAGAAGATGTGCTGAAGGGTTACAAAGCTGGTGCCGATGATTATCTCAACAAGCCTTTTGATTCAGAGGTACTGTTGATGAAACTTAAAGCTATACTTCAAAGAAAGGCATCGAACACTTTGGCAGACAGCAAGCAATTTGAGTTTCAGATAGGCAATTTTCATTTGAATTCGAAATTGAGGTTCTTAAAGTATAAAGATGAGGACCCCATTAAACTGTCACCAAAAGAAAATGAGCTTTTGAGGCTTTTGGCCTTGCATGAAAATGATTTGATGCCCAGAGAATTGGCACTTACCAAGATTTGGAGAGATGACAATTACTTCACATCAAGAAGCATGGATGTGTATATTGCCAAACTCAGAAAATATCTAAAGCGTGATGATGTGGTCGAAATCTTGAACATTCACGGAGAAGGTTTCAGATTGGTCGTAAAATCTGAAAAGGAGAAATAA
- a CDS encoding sensor histidine kinase, with amino-acid sequence MNKKLFVLLVILMSLSLIGIIFVQGYWIKTSVEDKEEQFSNAVADVLDKVANKVESRERKEYFDRLATLIDSIGNPKATQLKNFFFVDRDLNSNEILFYSHGILEEDYGITSTFFDNFSSEDTTTIKNYTSKRTKIVLKEDYGLDGKRYKLTPIQKLEKLGGLSNMEKAQFEDVFMEEAKKVPIHKRVSKHELELLLGRELNNRGIDIDYEYGVYSSGYPTKIKSRKFKFSESTLYKAPILKDSEGKTNFSLLLTFPKKKKFLLESIMGMAALSLIFTLVIVIAYSSAIYQLIKQKQISEIKSDFINNMTHEFKTPIATINLAVEAIRNPQSIEDKDKVLRYLGMIKDENKRMHAQVENVLRISKLEKNQLDISKDRVDAHDIIGDAVAHVELIVKDRGGYVKTNLEAPRAEILANEMHMTNVMVNILDNAVKYSPDAPKIDVYTEVVKNHLIIKVQDQGAGMSKVVLKKVFEKFYREHTGDIHNVKGHGLGLAYVKKIIEDHQGEVYAESEKGKGSTFYIKLPLI; translated from the coding sequence ATGAACAAGAAGCTGTTTGTTCTTCTCGTCATTCTTATGAGTTTGTCCCTTATTGGGATAATTTTTGTCCAAGGTTATTGGATCAAAACCTCGGTAGAGGATAAGGAGGAGCAATTCTCAAATGCTGTGGCCGATGTGTTGGACAAGGTGGCCAACAAAGTTGAGAGCAGAGAGAGGAAGGAGTATTTTGATAGGTTGGCAACCTTGATTGACAGTATTGGAAATCCAAAGGCTACCCAGCTTAAGAATTTCTTCTTTGTTGATAGGGATTTGAACTCCAATGAGATTCTCTTTTATTCCCACGGCATCCTCGAAGAAGACTATGGCATAACATCAACGTTCTTTGACAATTTCAGTAGCGAAGACACCACTACGATTAAAAATTATACCAGTAAGCGTACCAAGATCGTCCTAAAAGAAGATTACGGCCTGGATGGAAAGCGTTATAAGTTGACCCCCATTCAAAAATTGGAAAAATTGGGCGGGCTGAGCAATATGGAAAAAGCCCAATTCGAAGATGTCTTTATGGAAGAAGCCAAAAAAGTGCCTATTCATAAGCGGGTTTCAAAGCATGAACTTGAGTTGTTGCTCGGCCGTGAGCTAAACAATAGGGGCATTGACATCGACTATGAATATGGGGTGTACAGTAGCGGTTATCCGACAAAGATTAAATCTAGAAAATTCAAATTTTCAGAATCAACACTATATAAGGCACCCATTCTTAAAGATAGTGAGGGCAAGACCAACTTTTCATTGCTGCTTACTTTTCCAAAGAAGAAAAAGTTTTTGTTGGAATCGATAATGGGTATGGCGGCATTGTCTTTGATTTTTACACTGGTCATTGTAATTGCCTATTCAAGTGCTATTTATCAGTTAATCAAGCAAAAGCAGATATCAGAAATAAAGTCTGATTTTATAAACAACATGACCCATGAGTTCAAGACGCCGATAGCTACCATCAATTTGGCAGTGGAGGCCATTCGAAATCCGCAGTCAATTGAGGATAAAGACAAGGTACTCCGCTATCTGGGTATGATAAAAGATGAAAACAAGCGTATGCATGCCCAGGTCGAGAATGTTCTCAGAATATCAAAATTGGAGAAAAACCAATTGGATATCAGTAAGGATAGGGTAGATGCCCACGACATTATTGGTGATGCGGTGGCGCATGTCGAATTGATCGTAAAAGATAGGGGAGGCTATGTCAAAACAAATCTAGAAGCCCCTAGGGCAGAAATTTTGGCCAACGAAATGCATATGACCAATGTTATGGTCAATATTTTGGACAACGCGGTGAAGTACTCACCAGATGCCCCTAAAATTGATGTGTACACTGAAGTTGTAAAGAACCATCTGATCATAAAAGTTCAAGATCAGGGGGCAGGTATGAGCAAGGTAGTGCTAAAAAAGGTTTTTGAGAAATTCTACCGAGAACATACCGGTGACATACATAACGTTAAGGGACATGGCCTCGGCCTGGCCTACGTAAAGAAAATTATAGAAGACCATCAGGGAGAGGTTTATGCAGAAAGCGAGAAAGGAAAAGGCAGTACTTTCTACATCAAACTTCCACTAATATAA
- the coaE gene encoding dephospho-CoA kinase (Dephospho-CoA kinase (CoaE) performs the final step in coenzyme A biosynthesis.) — MLVGLTGGIGSGKTTVAEMFRQLGVPVYESDEEAKKLMHSSKTVRNAIIELFGELAYTKGRLNRKLIAERVFGDKQLLAQLNQIVHPAVKDHFFDWMSVQDAPYVIQETALIFENEMQDRYDKIILVTAPKTARIKRVTDRDGVSEEEVMARIKNQLDDKSKIECSDFVIENNDLETTKKKVGRIHSELLKIFQERKI, encoded by the coding sequence ATGTTGGTTGGTCTAACAGGGGGCATAGGTAGTGGTAAGACTACGGTCGCAGAAATGTTCAGGCAATTGGGTGTGCCTGTATATGAATCGGATGAAGAGGCCAAAAAATTGATGCACTCTTCAAAGACCGTGCGTAACGCGATTATTGAACTTTTTGGAGAGCTAGCCTATACAAAAGGTCGACTGAACCGCAAATTAATAGCTGAAAGAGTGTTTGGTGACAAACAATTGCTCGCTCAGCTCAACCAAATTGTGCACCCTGCGGTCAAAGATCATTTTTTTGATTGGATGTCAGTGCAAGACGCCCCCTATGTCATTCAAGAGACCGCACTCATTTTTGAAAATGAGATGCAAGACCGCTACGACAAGATTATTTTGGTCACTGCCCCCAAGACGGCACGAATCAAGCGGGTCACTGACCGGGATGGGGTTTCTGAAGAAGAGGTCATGGCAAGGATTAAAAATCAATTGGACGATAAATCGAAAATCGAGTGTTCAGATTTTGTGATTGAAAACAATGACCTTGAAACCACCAAGAAAAAGGTCGGACGTATTCATTCAGAACTTTTGAAAATCTTTCAAGAACGAAAAATTTAA
- a CDS encoding YbbR-like domain-containing protein produces the protein MLKEIFSNLNRRKVKVFLIFLACSFVIWLISKLSEPYESRVTFNVNYSNLPDTLLLTKDANNTITAKLKANGFQFLYYNLNLKGITLDLSTVQENDSKYFVDALQLKKSLETQLAKSTSLIEVEHNLLYIDLYKVAAKKVPVKPRVSLQLSQNYFLEGPLQIEPDTVILKGPGVEIDGVTEISTVDLELKELSSDFSQELRLSMPEQIQNSELSHTKVRIAGKIVRFSEKVFDIPIKVVNLPEQFDIKIFPNTVAVVCKAAVDRLRDLTDKDFEVIADYENARASSHMLLKLDKKPENVYDVKLRENQVQFILEKTK, from the coding sequence GTGCTAAAAGAAATATTCAGCAATCTGAACAGACGTAAGGTCAAGGTATTTCTTATCTTCTTGGCCTGTTCGTTTGTCATATGGCTTATCAGCAAGTTGTCTGAGCCCTATGAGTCGAGGGTTACTTTCAATGTGAACTATTCCAATCTGCCCGATACGCTTTTACTCACAAAAGATGCAAACAATACGATTACCGCAAAGCTAAAGGCAAATGGTTTTCAGTTTTTGTACTATAACTTAAACCTAAAGGGCATTACCCTTGATTTATCGACAGTACAAGAGAACGACTCAAAATATTTTGTGGACGCACTGCAACTAAAAAAAAGCTTGGAGACGCAATTGGCCAAAAGTACTTCTTTGATAGAGGTAGAGCACAATTTACTCTATATCGACCTCTATAAGGTGGCTGCCAAAAAAGTACCTGTAAAACCAAGAGTCTCGTTGCAGTTAAGTCAAAACTATTTCTTGGAGGGACCGTTACAAATTGAGCCCGATACCGTTATCTTAAAGGGTCCGGGAGTAGAAATCGATGGGGTAACAGAGATTTCAACGGTAGATTTGGAACTGAAAGAGCTTTCTTCCGATTTTTCACAAGAACTCAGGTTGTCAATGCCAGAACAAATACAGAATAGCGAATTATCACATACCAAGGTTAGAATTGCCGGTAAAATCGTACGATTTTCCGAGAAAGTATTTGATATACCCATCAAAGTGGTCAATCTACCTGAGCAGTTTGACATCAAGATTTTTCCTAACACGGTAGCAGTGGTATGTAAGGCGGCAGTGGACCGTTTACGCGATTTGACCGACAAAGATTTTGAGGTCATCGCCGATTATGAAAATGCAAGGGCGTCTAGCCACATGTTGTTGAAACTTGATAAAAAGCCAGAAAATGTTTATGATGTAAAGCTACGAGAGAATCAAGTTCAATTTATTCTTGAAAAGACAAAATAA
- a CDS encoding glycosyltransferase, producing MELYFSIIIPVFNRPIEVDELLQSLVDQDFDEDFEVVIVEDGSTETATDVIEKYRGRLTIAYFQKENTGPGDSRNYGMKHAKGDYFIILDSDCLLPPHYLGEVNRELHKDFVHCFGGPDTAHKSFTVTQKAINYAMTSTLTTGGIRGNKTAIDKFQPRSFNMGLSKEVFQKTNGFGNIHPGEDPDLTFRVWRLGYGSRLLENAYVFHKRRIDWAKFYKQVNKFGMVRPILNKWHPTTVKLTYWFPTVFVIGLLFSVAITIKGFYEPLALYLLYFSLVFIHSSIKNGSLIVGFLSIYATLIQFIGYGWGFVKSTILVNFSGKQPEELFPKLFFKNSSPC from the coding sequence ATGGAGCTATATTTTTCGATAATCATTCCTGTGTTCAATCGACCCATAGAGGTAGATGAGCTGTTGCAAAGCCTTGTCGATCAAGATTTTGATGAAGATTTTGAAGTGGTCATTGTCGAAGATGGTTCCACTGAGACTGCGACAGATGTCATAGAAAAATACCGTGGGCGACTTACCATTGCCTATTTTCAAAAAGAGAATACAGGTCCAGGAGACTCGAGAAACTATGGTATGAAACATGCCAAGGGTGACTATTTTATCATTTTGGATTCTGATTGCCTATTGCCACCGCACTATCTGGGTGAAGTGAATAGGGAACTTCATAAAGATTTTGTGCATTGCTTTGGCGGGCCAGATACTGCCCATAAATCATTCACCGTAACCCAAAAAGCCATCAACTATGCCATGACCTCTACGTTGACCACGGGAGGAATTCGCGGAAACAAAACGGCCATTGACAAATTTCAACCCAGAAGTTTCAACATGGGACTTTCAAAGGAAGTCTTCCAAAAAACCAATGGTTTTGGTAACATTCATCCGGGCGAGGATCCAGACCTCACCTTTCGGGTCTGGCGATTGGGCTATGGGTCACGGCTACTCGAAAATGCCTACGTTTTTCACAAGCGGCGCATTGATTGGGCCAAGTTTTACAAGCAGGTCAACAAGTTCGGAATGGTTCGCCCCATTCTGAACAAATGGCACCCGACCACAGTGAAATTGACCTATTGGTTTCCCACTGTTTTTGTTATAGGGTTACTGTTTTCTGTTGCGATAACGATTAAAGGTTTCTATGAACCATTGGCATTATACCTGCTATATTTTTCGTTGGTTTTTATTCATTCCAGTATAAAAAATGGAAGCCTCATTGTAGGTTTTTTGTCCATTTATGCCACCTTGATCCAGTTTATAGGTTATGGATGGGGTTTCGTCAAGTCCACGATCTTGGTTAACTTTAGTGGTAAACAGCCCGAAGAGTTGTTTCCAAAGTTGTTTTTTAAGAATTCGAGCCCGTGCTAA
- a CDS encoding enoyl-ACP reductase — protein sequence MVHNLLKGKKGIIFGALDENSIAWKTAERVHEEGGEFVLTNAPIAMRMGQINELAKKTGSEIIPADATNEEDLVNLVSRAMEILGGKLDFVLHSIGMSVNVRKGRAYTDENYGFTAKGWDVSALSFHKVMQALYKADAMNEWGSIVALTYMAAQRTFPDYNDMADNKAYLESVARSFGYFFGKEKKVRVNTISQSPTPTTAGQGVKGFDGFINYAEKMSPLGNASALDCANYTVTLFSDLTKKVTMQNLFHDGGFSNTGVSQEVIDEFSK from the coding sequence ATGGTACATAATTTACTCAAAGGAAAGAAAGGGATTATTTTTGGTGCGTTGGATGAAAACTCCATCGCATGGAAAACCGCTGAACGTGTTCATGAAGAAGGTGGTGAATTTGTGCTGACCAATGCACCCATCGCCATGCGCATGGGCCAAATCAATGAGCTGGCGAAGAAAACCGGTTCAGAAATCATTCCTGCAGATGCAACCAACGAAGAAGACCTTGTCAATTTGGTTTCAAGGGCAATGGAGATTCTGGGCGGTAAATTGGATTTTGTACTGCACTCCATCGGCATGTCTGTAAATGTTCGCAAGGGTAGGGCATATACTGACGAAAACTATGGCTTCACCGCGAAGGGCTGGGATGTCTCGGCGCTTTCTTTCCATAAAGTGATGCAAGCGCTGTACAAGGCCGATGCCATGAATGAATGGGGCAGTATTGTGGCGTTGACCTATATGGCCGCGCAGCGAACCTTTCCTGATTACAACGATATGGCCGACAACAAGGCCTATTTAGAGTCTGTGGCCCGTAGTTTCGGCTATTTCTTCGGAAAGGAGAAAAAGGTACGTGTGAACACCATTTCACAATCGCCTACGCCCACAACTGCAGGCCAGGGCGTAAAAGGATTTGATGGTTTTATCAACTATGCCGAAAAAATGTCGCCCTTGGGCAATGCCTCGGCATTGGATTGCGCCAACTATACCGTTACCCTGTTTTCAGATTTGACGAAGAAAGTGACCATGCAGAACCTTTTTCATGACGGGGGTTTTTCAAATACAGGGGTTAGCCAAGAAGTCATTGATGAGTTTTCAAAGTAA